The following DNA comes from Holophagaceae bacterium.
TCGTAGGCGATCCACCAAAGACCCGGCAGGTCCTCCTTCGAGAGCTGCTTCACCTTTGTGCCCTGGGCCTCGGTGAGGAAGTGTTCCTTCCTTGTGAACGTGGCTCCGGGGAAAGCGAGTTTCAATGCGCCTTCCCGTGTCGGCAGAGCCGCCGCCAGGGATGTGGCTGCCATGAAGACGAGGACGGCGGTTCGCATGGGGACCTCAGAAGTAGTATCCGACACCGAGGTTGAACTGGTTGCGTCCGGTCCCGGCCCCGTTCCGGATGCGGTTCATGTCGGCCTTCATCGCGACCTGGGGAATGGGTTTGTACACCACGCCGTAGGTGAGCACCTTCTGATCCAGGGCCTTGTCCAGCGTGACCCCGGCAGCGGCCTTCGCCTGGGGATTCAGGGATTCCGTGCGGATGAATGGGATGAGAGCCTGCTTCGAGCCCACGAGGCCGAGCACGTCATAGCCCATTTCCAGGTAGTGCCCTTTCTGCTCCGTCCCCAACTGGCGGGCAGGATTCGTGGCCGCGAGGGCCGAGAGGCCATTCTCGTTGTGGCTGCCGCGAACCACGAGGGCCCGGGCCTGGAAGCCCTGGAACCGGACCTCGCCATGGAAGTCGAAGACCTTCGTGGTCAGGTTCGGAAGGCCGTCGGCCTGCTGGCTGTTCCCGTGGTAGAAGCTGATGCCCAACAGCGCGCCGGGAACCGGATTCCAGTCCAGGCGGCCCGCCCAGGCGAGGCTCTCGGCCAGGGCCGCCGCGCCATTCTGGCGGCCGCCGCGGATGCCGCTCTTGGTGAAGCGCGAGGCATCCAGTCCATTCACCAGGTAGAGGCGGTAGCTGAAATTGGCGGGCAGCTCGCCGTGAACGCCGACGCCGTTCTCGCGCCAGGTGCTGGGGATCAGCTGCTGCTCCACGAAGGGCCGCTTGGCGCCAAGGAAGGTGGGGGGCTCGTGCATTTCGTTGATGAAGCCCATGGGCACGAGCATCATGCCCGCCCGGACATTGAAGGCCCTGGTGACAAGGAAGTCCAGGTAGGCGAACTCCACGGCCACCTCGCCCGGCTCTTTCTGTTTCACATCGGTGACATTGGCGCCGGTCTTGGTCACGTTCTGGGCACCGCTGGTCTTGGCGTGCTCGAATTCGATCTCCGCGTTGAAGACGATGCGCTCGTTGAACTTGAATCCCAGGTAGATGATCTGGCGCGCGAAATCGAGGCCATTGGACTTCGGGCTGTAAGTTCCGTTCTCCACCTTGGAGTCGAAGTTCTCGTAGACCATTTCGCCGTAGCCGCCGATGGAAAGGCCGCCCTTTGTCTCATAGACCTTGGAAGCCGCGGGGGCAAGGCCATGCTTTCCTTCCCCCTTGGCCACGGACACTTGGGAACCGGTCTTCTGGGCTTCCAGCTCATTCGTCAGGATGTCCAGTTTCCGCTCAAGGTCGGCGATCCGTTTCTCTGTTTCCGGTTTGGGGGCCTCCTGGGCAGAGGCCGGCCCTGCCAACAAGGCCAGGGCGAAGATGGTCAGCAACTGCTTCATGGTTTCTCCATTGGAATTGGATTGGGATGCATGGCTGCGAAGGCCGGGCTCATGCGCGTCCGCCCACTGTTGAGCAAAAAGATCGCGGCGATGGCGTGGCGCTTGGCCCAGGCGAGCCCGCGCGCAGGCCCCATCACGTACAGGGCCGTGGAAAGGCAATCGGCCTCGAAGGCCGAGGGGGCGATGACGGAGACACTGCCCCAGTCAGCGCAAGGCCGGCCATTCCGCGGGTCCACGATGTGGCTGCCATGCTCCGACAGGCCACTGCTGGCCAGGCTCGCATCTTTCAGCGCGATGGAGAATCGAGGCCGTGTCCGGTCCTTCGGGTCAGCGATGGAGACCTCCACCGTCGGCCCGAAGGCCATCAACTGGCCCCCGAAATCGAGAAAGCCTGAACGGATGCCGGAATGGGCGAGCCGGGCCCTCATGCGGTCCAAGGCATACCCCTTGGCGAAACCGCCCTCATCAATGCCGGCGCCCTGTCTCAATCGGGCGGCACCACGCCGATAGCTCAAGCGAAGATGCCGGGCACCGCTGGCGGCGCGGGCCTCGGCCAACTCCGATCGGGATGGCTTGCGTCCGCCCTCCCGTATTCCGTACGCAGAGAGCAATCGGAACAATAGGGGATCGAAAGCCCCTCCCGTGCGGTGGCTCTGGCCGCGGGCCCGATCGAGCAGATCAAGCCACTCCCGATCCAAAAGCACCGCCCGCCCATCCGCTTGATTCAATCGGCTGAATACACTGTCCGGTTTCCAGGTGGAGCAGGCCGCTTCGATGCGGTTGCATTC
Coding sequences within:
- a CDS encoding FAD:protein FMN transferase, whose product is MLRLRTITPVTLALLLSGLTPAQEPGFHREVLAMGTRLSLRIEGGAQEQLASASEAAFIECNRIEAACSTWKPDSVFSRLNQADGRAVLLDREWLDLLDRARGQSHRTGGAFDPLLFRLLSAYGIREGGRKPSRSELAEARAASGARHLRLSYRRGAARLRQGAGIDEGGFAKGYALDRMRARLAHSGIRSGFLDFGGQLMAFGPTVEVSIADPKDRTRPRFSIALKDASLASSGLSEHGSHIVDPRNGRPCADWGSVSVIAPSAFEADCLSTALYVMGPARGLAWAKRHAIAAIFLLNSGRTRMSPAFAAMHPNPIPMEKP